One window of Saccharopolyspora phatthalungensis genomic DNA carries:
- the coaA gene encoding type I pantothenate kinase translates to MTRVRELSPYVELHRAQWRELRDSLPLPLTEDELVALRGLGDPVDLAEVADVYLPLSRLISLQVAARQRLHETTTTFLGEETRGTKVPFVIGIAGSVAVGKSTTARILRALLARWPDHPRVDLVTTDGFLYPKAELMRRGLMHRKGFPESYDRRALLRFVTEVKSGAPEVSAPVYSHVAYDILAGEQHVVRKPDILIIEGLNVLQPGPSLAVSDLFDFSIYVDAHTEHIARWYTDRFLALRHTAFANPNSHFHHFAQLSDEEARAEADHLWRTINEPNLLDNILPTRPRATLVLRKDIDHSINRVRLRKL, encoded by the coding sequence GGATTCCCTACCTCTTCCGCTGACCGAGGACGAGCTCGTCGCCCTGCGCGGCCTCGGCGATCCCGTCGACCTCGCCGAGGTCGCCGACGTCTACCTGCCGCTGTCGCGGCTGATCAGCCTCCAGGTCGCCGCCCGCCAGCGGCTGCACGAAACCACCACGACGTTTCTCGGCGAAGAGACGCGCGGCACGAAGGTGCCGTTCGTGATCGGCATCGCGGGCAGCGTCGCGGTCGGCAAGTCGACCACCGCGCGGATCCTGCGCGCCCTGCTGGCCCGCTGGCCCGACCACCCGCGGGTCGACCTGGTCACCACCGACGGCTTCCTTTACCCGAAGGCCGAGCTGATGCGCCGCGGCCTAATGCACCGCAAGGGCTTCCCCGAAAGCTACGACCGGCGGGCGCTGCTGCGCTTCGTCACCGAGGTCAAATCCGGTGCGCCGGAGGTGAGCGCGCCGGTCTACTCCCACGTCGCCTACGACATCCTGGCCGGTGAGCAGCACGTGGTCCGCAAGCCGGACATCCTGATCATCGAGGGCCTGAACGTGCTGCAGCCCGGTCCCAGCCTGGCCGTGTCGGACCTGTTCGACTTCTCCATCTACGTCGACGCGCACACCGAGCACATCGCCCGCTGGTACACCGATCGCTTCCTGGCGCTGCGCCACACGGCGTTCGCGAACCCGAACTCCCACTTTCACCACTTCGCCCAGCTTTCCGACGAGGAAGCCCGCGCCGAAGCCGATCACCTGTGGCGCACGATCAACGAACCGAACCTGCTGGACAACATCCTGCCCACCCGCCCGCGAGCGACGCTGGTGCTGCGCAAGGACATCGACCACTCCATCAACAGGGTCCGCCTCCGCAAGCTCTGA